In Amycolatopsis methanolica 239, a single genomic region encodes these proteins:
- a CDS encoding DUF4097 family beta strand repeat-containing protein, giving the protein MQNFATTAPIATVLTVPAGRIHLTAADRADTAVEVAPANPGKSRDVQLAEQTTVTYADGVLRVEAPESRNQFFGPSGSVAVTVRLPAGSRVDVTSSAAELRATGRFGDVTVEGAYRDIHLDEAATLRFTATDGDVAVGRAGGATEITTARGDIRLTEAVSGTVVLRTQVGDITVGAAAGVSATLDAGTDDGRISNALKNNGSPELTIRATTSQGDIAAHSL; this is encoded by the coding sequence CTGACCGTCCCCGCCGGGCGCATCCACCTCACCGCTGCGGACCGCGCCGACACCGCCGTCGAGGTCGCCCCGGCCAACCCGGGCAAGAGCCGCGACGTGCAGCTGGCCGAACAGACCACCGTCACCTACGCCGACGGTGTGCTGCGGGTCGAGGCGCCGGAGTCCCGCAACCAGTTCTTCGGCCCGTCCGGTTCGGTCGCGGTCACCGTGCGGCTGCCCGCCGGCTCCCGCGTCGACGTCACCAGCTCCGCCGCCGAGCTCCGCGCCACCGGCCGCTTCGGCGACGTCACGGTGGAGGGCGCCTACCGCGACATCCACCTCGACGAGGCCGCGACGCTGCGGTTCACCGCGACCGACGGTGACGTGGCGGTCGGCCGGGCCGGCGGCGCCACGGAGATCACCACCGCCCGCGGGGACATCCGCCTCACCGAGGCCGTCAGCGGCACCGTCGTGCTGCGCACTCAGGTGGGCGACATCACCGTCGGCGCGGCGGCCGGTGTCTCGGCCACCCTGGACGCCGGCACCGACGACGGCCGGATCAGCAACGCGCTGAAGAACAACGGCAGCCCGGAGCTGACCATCCGCGCCACCACCTCCCAGGGCGACATCGCCGCCCACAGCCTGTGA